Proteins encoded in a region of the Diabrotica undecimpunctata isolate CICGRU chromosome 10, icDiaUnde3, whole genome shotgun sequence genome:
- the LOC140451692 gene encoding uncharacterized protein encodes MQLQNNKSYPPSWDQKKIAGKEWLRQFLRRHEDLSLRKPEPTSLARSTSFNKTNISSFFKNYKEALSRGDFSPEKIWNCDETGLTTVHVPPKIVGPKGIKQLGQMTSGERGQNVTLIASINAIGNHIPPMMIFPRVNFKPHMLKGCPVGTIGGANSSGWSNEILFLEYLQHFKNHVKPTVENPVILLLDNHDSHVNVSVINFCKKNGILPITFHPHTSHKMQPLDRTVFGPMKTYYNTACSEWMIMHPGQPITIYDIVELAGKAFPKAFTTSNIQKGFEVSGLYPVNENIFEDNEFLSSYVTDRPLNQLTDSREQVNVEQDG; translated from the coding sequence ATGCAACTGCAAAATAACAAGTCTTATCCGCCTTCTTGGGACCAAAAAAAGATAGCTGGCAAGGAATGGCTGAGGCAGTTTCTTAGAAGACATGAAGATTTATCACTTCGTAAACCAGAACCTACAAGTTTGGCCAGATCAACATccttcaataaaacaaatatatcttcCTTTTTTAAGAACTACAAAGAAGCTTTGTCTCGTggagatttttccccagaaaaaaTTTGGAATTGTGACGAGACAGGGTTAACGACTGTCCATGTACCACCAAAAATTGTAGGACCTAAGGGAATAAAACAATTAGGTCAAATGACAAGTGGAGAGCGAGGTCAAAATGTAACCTTGATAGCCTCAATAAATGCAATCGGAAATCATATTCCGccaatgatgatatttccgagggTTAATTTTAAGCCTCACATGCTAAAAGGTTGTCCAGTTGGAACTATAGGAGGTGCAAATTCGTCCGGCTGGtcaaacgaaatattgtttttgGAATACCTACAACACTTTAAAAATCATGTGAAACCAACAGTTGAAAATCCAGTTATATTACTTTTGGATAATCACGATAGCCACGTGAATGTAAGTGTCATTAATTTCTGTAAGAAGAATGGAATTCTACCGATAACGTTTCATCCCCACACCAGCCACAAAATGCAACCGCTCGATCGAACAGTTTTTGGACCGATGAAAACTTACTATAATACCGCCTGTAGTGAGTGGATGATTATGCACCCTGGACAACCTATTACGATCTACGATATAGTCGAACTTGCAGGTAAGGCATTTCCAAAAGCATTTACTACATCTAATATCCAGAAGGGATTTGAGGTGAGCGGTCTCTATCCCGTCAAtgaaaacatttttgaagataatgAGTTTCTGTCTTCGTATGTAACTGATCGTCCTTTAAACCAGCTTACTGACAGTCGCGAGCAAGTCAATGTTGAACAGGACGGGTAA